One genomic window of Nicotiana sylvestris chromosome 10, ASM39365v2, whole genome shotgun sequence includes the following:
- the LOC104221252 gene encoding putative RNA methyltransferase At5g10620 — protein MAVSPLAGFNSLSIPSGKLQSKFAGQSVRAIPIRVLTVGKKRSQGVQLIVDEYMKKLKHYCSVDDVRIKSNPRNARDVVAQIEHEDMAVMGHIRPDEWVVMLDERGHDVGSEQMASLIGDAGNKGASSLLFCIGGPYGHGRQLRERANISVKLSSLVLNHEIAVVVLIEQLYRAWTILKGQNYHH, from the exons ATGGCAGTGTCGCCTCTAGCCGGTTTCAACAGCCTTTCAATTCCTTCGG GAAAGCTGCAGTCCAAATTCGCTGGCCAATCAGTG AGAGCAATACCTATACGCGTATTGACGGTTGGAAAGAAGCGGTCACAAGGAGTGCAGCTAATAGTTGATGAGTATATGAAGAAGCTCAAGCATTATTGTAGTGTTGATGATGTACGGATTAAGTCTAATCCCAGAAATGCACG TGATGTAGTGGCTCAAATTGAACATGAGGACATGGCTGTTATGGGCCACATCAGGCCTGATGAATGG GTTGTAATGTTGGATGAACGTGGTCATGATGTGGGATCTGAGCAGATGGCTTCTTTAATTGGAGATGCTGGAAACAAG GGTGCATCAAGCTTACTCTTTTGCATAGGTGGACCTTATGGGCATGGAAGACAATTGCGGGAGAGAGCTAACATATCAGTCAAATTGTCATCTTTAGTCTTAAATCATGAGATTGCCGTAGTTGTACTGATAGAGCAACTTTACAG AGCGTGGACCATTCTTAAAGGACAGAATTAC